In Thermanaerothrix sp., the genomic stretch ATTCCCCCCTTCCAGGGTATACCACTGTTTAAGATAATACAGACCACAATAATAACTAACGGTAGAAAAAATAAGGGTAAAACGATAGATAAGCTCTTCCTTTTCAGCTTCCGGGAAGGGGAAAAAATCTTCAAACGTAATGCCCCGCTGCCGTAATTGTTCGGGGATAGTCCACTCCGGTTTCTGCCCATTCATCACCACAAACAACAGAAACCCAAAATCTGCCCCCTGTCGAATGAAATACCGGGCCAGGTGCAATCCAAACGTAACAAACCGTTCCTTCGGCGAAGAACAGGCCTGAAATCTCAACCGCAGTTCTTCCATCAGAGGAATAAAACGGCTATAGAAATCCCGGTAGAGGGCCTCAATCAGTTCATCCTTGTCCTTAAAATGCCGATACAGCGCCGCCTTGGATACCCCGAGGGCCTTTGCCACCGCCGTCAAACTGCGGGTTCTGTAACATTCCTCTCCCCACACCTTAAAGGCAGTCTCGATTATCC encodes the following:
- a CDS encoding TetR/AcrR family transcriptional regulator translates to METAFKVWGEECYRTRSLTAVAKALGVSKAALYRHFKDKDELIEALYRDFYSRFIPLMEELRLRFQACSSPKERFVTFGLHLARYFIRQGADFGFLLFVVMNGQKPEWTIPEQLRQRGITFEDFFPFPEAEKEELIYRFTLIFSTVSYYCGLYYLKQWYTLEGGN